A window of Xenopus laevis strain J_2021 chromosome 1L, Xenopus_laevis_v10.1, whole genome shotgun sequence genomic DNA:
GCAGAAAACACAGGGCTGACATTCGCTTACCTATTTCTTCATCCAACATGAGGTGTGGACAGCAGCCAGACCCCAGATACAAGGCTTTTTGTATGAAGAGTAAGGGGAGCACTTTTGTGCCCCCAACCACCATAGAACTTTTGCCAGGAGTCATTGTAATTGACCCTAATATGAGCAAGCAGCTTAGTGTGTGCCAGAACATTCTAGAATTGTACTTTCTGGATTTGTCCCAGCAGAGGAACGTGCAGCCCCTGTTCATACCTACACTATACATGGACATTAAATGGAAGAGACAATAACCAGGATCAATTTACTGTTAGTTATCGAACTGCAGAATAAGTGTTCCTAGCTTGACTCACCGTATTCCGTATCTAACATCCGCCGACATTGTTCCACATACCATTATATAATGCAGTCGTCCTAGTTAGGCCTGTGCCACTATACATTGGTTTACAAATCACTTGCCCAACTCAGGATACAATGAGATATTTGTAAGTTATGTCCCTCTTATTGAATTTATTCTGTGGTTTCATTTATAAATGATGTCAATCAGGCAGTAAAGGATGACAGCCAAGCATATGTTGTGCACAGAATAGTTCtactgttttattgcatttatacGTGTAAGTGGGAGCCGCCATATTGGTTGCTTTCACTGATGTACTTAAATGTTAAAAGCACAACTGTTTAGCATACAAATTGATGGACTTGACTTGCTGGGCCAGTGTTTCTCAATTTGTCTGAGGACTAGAGTTCTAAAGACAGATTGTTAGACTCCTCCAAGCCTATCAGATCCTAATTCCTTTGTACCAATAATTATAGGAGTGTTGTACCTGGCCTCCAGCTTTTTTTATAAGCCCTGCTGTGCCCATTTGGAAGCAAATCCATCTTTGTGGCAGTGCACGTGGCCATTCagattttatttactgtacatagtgTACGACCATCTTCCTATGGTTCTTCAGCTGTTAACTACAAATATACATGAGAGCTCTAGGGCTTACAGATCCTGGTATATTAATGGTAACTGTCTCTTGCCTTGATATGTCTCACTCTTCCTATCCATAGCTGCTGCTCTGCGGGGCCTCAAGTGTGAGTTGCTCTTGGGCAGTTGTCCCTATTTGCAGTCCCTACATTTTCTGGGTTTTGGTTTGTTTTGGGGGGGACTAAGGCTGTATGgacaaaaacaggactttccaaaTGATACTTTGATGGAAAGTTGCCAAAGGGCAGAGGGGTGGACTCTGCAGGCTGGAGGGTAAATGTTTGGGTTTGtgggatttttggttatttttgttttatgatttGTGAATTGTTTATGATATGTTGATTATTTCATGTAAAGTGATTTTATAAATCAAAAATTCCTATTTGCAGTCCCTGAACAGACATCTCATGACATCCGTAGACAAGCTTGGAAAGAGGGCTACTATAAGACCTGCCAGAAGGTACTTTGTGAGAGATTTGGGGTTTGTTTCCTACCATGTATTGATCAGAAGGCAGAACAAGCAAATAAGCAATGAAATTCCACTGGTGGAACATTAGGGAAGGCTGTATTGGTGGAATTTGGGCGGGTTTATCACTGTGACACTATTTTATCTTCCTGAAGTTATAAACATCAGATCCTTTGCCATATGGGGTAGTGCCATTTACTAGTATTAACCTGGTGGAAAACCCCCATATGATGGAGTCACAGGATTGGTAAGTACAGTACCATTCTGGATCACGTACCACTTGGGATGAATAAGAAAACTAAGCAGAGCAGTACAGTGATAGTGGACAGTGCTGTAGTGGACCTGTAGTTTTGGGCATGATGAGCACCAGAGCCTTATGGTAAATGTCACAGTGTGTCGAATAAAGTCTGATATTGAATCCAATGGAGAAGACATTCAGAGTGAGAAGCAGGAGAAGTGCAATATAAACaaggtctctgtaaaaaaaaggaatatttttatgACCAATTATGGAGAGAGAAGATGTTCAGGGCTTTGACTTCTTGTCTCCCAAGTCTCGAAGAGGCTGACTTCAAAACTACTGCTTGTTAAGCCTGGCAACCGTTCTACCATTTTTCAGAATAATTTGGGCACTGGtttacggaagagcactggggccagcaaaaaaaaaaaaattatggtgaattatgatttttaaaagtcataattataagattaaaagtcataatttcgacattttaaagtcataattatgataataaaagtcataattatgagattaaaaatcataattatgagattaaaaatcataatttcgactttttaaagtcataattatgataaTAAGTcataattattagattaaaaatcataatttcgactttttaaagtcataattatgagtttaaaagtcataattatgagattttttttttttgctggccccagtgctcttccgtactgGTTTCTCTGTTTCCCTGGAGAATATTTTAGGGTGGAGTACAGAGCACCAAAGTACAGGGCTCCATCAGCCATATTTAAACTCATTGATAAGAGATGTGTAATCTTCTCATTCAGGGATCAAAACAGATTCCCGTTGAACAGAGTATATTTATTGACCGTATTGTTGGCGTCTATTTATTTACTAGATCTGTAAGTCATCTAATGAAATGCCAAGATATATGTTGCTGGGGAAGAAGCCGATCCACTGTCATTGATGGTACAAACATCATGTAACAATTATTTCCTACGCCAGTTAGTCAGATGGTGTTTCTGCTTTACAGGCAAAAATGTTCCTGCCGAGAAAATATTCCAAAATGAGTCCATTATGAGGAAGCAATTTGTAGCTATGCCGCGGGTTTCCCGCAAACCTGTGCTGCTCGCATACGTGTATAAAGCAAGTGATGGGAAGAACTACGAGCTGGAAATGTCTCACAATGTCTAATGTAACCCCCTGacctattttaaaggggtggtttgcctttaagttaacttaatttagtatgttatagaatggctaattctaagcaacttttcagttggtcttcatttttttaaaatagtttttgaattatttgccttcttcctgactctttccagctttcaaatggggaggtcACTGGCctcatctaaaagacaaatgatctgtaaagctacaaacgtACTACTTTATATTATTCGTCTtcatattcaggcctctcctaaggagaaaaaatgggggggggggttgtgggtgcacacctgaggccaatttcaaaacgtttagagccctgtctaaatgattcaagtaaatatgcaagtgcatgtcattttgaaacagggtttttttgttacaaagttatgatcataaaatggataagccaccataccacgtcaaggtaaaaccccacatggtggtccctaacttattaacctctaatcatagtaaaaaaggaattttacctctctgtttagtaacaattcttAATATAAACATCTCCTgcgccttggtttcaaactgtgtgctaaaatcttccccgccaactgctgagcggcttttaagggctcttactcacgagcggttgtagctgcgctcccctgcgttccgtttttctgcgttcagccgcaggtgagtgcaggaatagacgcattacattttttccaatggggctgtactcacacaggcgcgtgtaggcgccgaacacaggaaaaatgcagcatgttgcgtctcaacctgcgttcggcgcctacacgcacctgagtgagtacagccccattgaaaagaacttaatgcgtctattcctgcgctcccctgcggctgaacgcagaaaaacggaacgcaggggagcgcaggttcaaccgctcgtgagtaagagccctaagagggAGAGAAAGcctaaaccaacgcccatttcagaaaaaaagtagtaaagtggcatacctcccaacattttggaagtaaaaagagggacacaaattttttttccacacgtagcgcagcaattttttgaccacacccctttctgtggccacaccccctaattaccatgtttgttttacaaaatttggcaggttatgaaagtttgaaaatatttctccttatctaaactgtgtttttgtgtctcaaaattgttacaaagtatcttgtttgtacctgttagctgttctgggctctctgctaaaagccaattaagtgagctgtttctttttctggctgttcagtgcagagaaaagagggactttccagtacaaatgagggactgcgggttgagctgtcaaaagagggactgtccctccgaaaaagggacagttgggaggtgtgaaGTGGTGTAATTAACAACAAAgtggagtgatatgtgcagttgcacaatagtgtgtatatgtgAAAAGTGTAAGTGTGTTTGGTGGTGAGAAGGGGAAAGTGTGTGTATTTGGGAATGTGTATGAatgtaagcatagaatgaaagtgTGTAAAGAAAAACGAAATGAAGAACACAAtaagtgtaatgtgtgtgtacatggaaaagtgtctaatgggacgttggtttttttcacggctagatcctcccatgccgctagcatttatggcttttaagagagagagattgcgcTGCTCTCCTACAGAGCAGCCATACTAATTCAAGGAGGGATATGGACTAATAGTGGCCGAGCAGAATACTCGCTTGGATTAACCCATCATCTCTCAAAGCTGGGGATAATCCTGTTTTTCCCAACAGAATAAAGGAAACCCTGTTATGTTTTCCAAACACCTAAAACAAGTTACTAGCAAGACGAATGTGatattatacaattataaaatTGCCTATGAGGGCCATCGTCAGGctcccttatttatatataggcaaccATGGCATTGATGAGTTTATAAGTATTGTAAgaacttataatacacaaaagccatgaatatcttgtaaattatatccttataaacggtgagttctgatgtcatcagttataaacggtgagttctgatgtcatttctgtcacatgactcactgaaacttgtgtattataataaataaagtacccccagttgtaaaatatgaggatattagaagttacctcggagttccatgacctgtataaaaacactcagccttcggcctcgtgtttttatatggtcatgaaactcctcggtaacttataatatccttatattttacaagagggggtactttattcactatataatggctGGGAGTATAAAAggatttatttgtaatatttatcaattaaaattagggatgcaccgaatccaggattcggcttttttcagcaggatacggattcgggcaaatccttctgcccggccgaaccaaatccaaatcctaatttgcatatccaaattaggggtgggaaattgagtgactttttgtcacaaaacaaggaagtaaaaaatgttttccccttcccacccctaatttgcatatgaaatttagGGTTCGGctcggtattcgcccaaatctttcgcaaaggattcgggggttcggccgaatccaaaatggtggattcaaTGTGTCCCTATTTAAAATCACTAAATGATTAGGAAATTTCTATAAACAGAAAATGAGCATTTCAACAAGCATTTCAGCTTCAGAGCAACCATACCTGGTGATTTCTCCCCTCCCAATAGAAGAAAATTTCAGGTACGCGCTGGTTGGAGTGGGGTCGAGGCGGGGCTCTGAAGTTGGCGGGGGGAGTCGGGCCCCCCCATAAGGCAGCCCCAGTGAGCCCGGAAACCCCCTGATATAAACaaggaaaaagaaataaacatttttccaatGCCTACTCTCAGCCTACTTCATTTTACTGTTGGTATACTCAAAACACTTTTGGGATTAGTCTTTGCAAGTGTAGCAATCAATtccttattttctatttttgctttATTGGTTTCTGCTTTGCAAAAATCATTGAGATCTTATATATGAGTTTGATCCTTAAATTATAGATTTTGACATCCTTCTCTCTTTCCTTCTGAGATCTTCAGATCTAATATAGAATAAATTCTGGTTTGAATTGTCACAATCCATTCAGTAAAGTAGCATTCAAAAAGTAACATCTCCCCAAAGCAGAtacacaaaatggctcatttattTGAATGCAAGTGTGTGCAAATTGCAATTTCAATCAGTTAAAGATACAGGAGCTGCTGATCAGttgttgtgtttatttatatgccaggagcgaatttgcggctgatttgcgaatttttgctggtggcgaataaattagcgaatttgGCGCGAAAATTCTTGAAGAAATTTTTGATCGGTCgccggtgtcaaagtttttttgacgctggcgacggtTCCGGCAACTGTGACGCTGGAAcccatttttacccatttttcaaaatcgctgttttgctaattttttggcagtttcgcggatttcgcgggaaattcgtgaaatttGAGGCAAATTCTCTAGACCAATTATGGCTGCAATGTACTTAAATCTATGATTCACGCTTGACAAGGTCTTGTTAGAATGGgtcattttatacatattttttacagaGTCCTTTTTATTAAGAACCATTCCCTGGAGTGTGTTCCTTTTTCTCACCAATTGAATTCTCTTTgtgaaagtaatgtttctataTTACCTCTCCATGGGGCTTAGTGCATTCCATttcaacaaacaaaatgtaaaacaagtGTTGTGTATGTGCTGATTTCATAATGTCCCTtgccttctatatatatatatatctatatctatctatatatctatatatctatatatatatgcacattccTCCTGCTTTATGCATGGCTTGCAATACAATTTaagaaatatttacaaaaaatctaGTTTTGCAAGGAAACTAGATTATATACCACCTTGTATAAAGTAGcatgaaatatatttacattttgccaTCAAGTTATATGTTGCAATCATTTCCATCAAAAACGTAAGTAATAGGAAACAAACACACTCACTATGGACAACCCTCCATGGAGGATTTCAAGTTTTATAAAAACCTGGATTATATTCCAACAAAACTGCATATTTAATTTGCTCTTGGATTATTGCCCCggccattaaaatatataatttggaaAAGTTGGAAGCCaccaaatctatttttttcatagaatAGAACTGAATAGAATGCCGAATTCTCCACCAAAGATTcttgaaccaaatctgaaccctaatttgaatcacattaaaaaaaaaaaaaaaaaaaaatcagcaaaagcTACATATTGTGATGGTACCATGAAATAATAGATTGGAAAAGTATATGACCGGTCATgtttgtgaaaatggtttatgacataaaaaaagctggtagtgatgggcgagaatttgcggcaaattagcgcgattcgccgccagtgaataaatttgcgaaacacccgcgaaaattaggcgccaaaaaacgggcgccggtgtcaaaaatggtcgccggcgtcaaaaactagatgccgtcgctgtttcgcaaatttttcgctgtttcgcaaatttcgcggcgaagcgaaacagcgcaaattcgcccatcactcataGCTGGGTTATGATGTCATTATCTATTGTAATGTTATAATGGATTGTGAATTCATAATAGATTGTGGTGGTGCAGGCGGTACGATTTTTAATGCCATCAAGTGTCTGTAAAATCACACTGAGTTTCAGATATTATTAATCATGATCTAATGAATTGTTGATTAATAATTTATTCCAGGTAATCATAGCAAGTAAGATGATAGttatgaggaaaggctggccaagttggAATTGTTGACACTattgaggttatttattaaaggttgagttatgaaatctcgaaaaatttgagcttttttcactagaaaactcaaatcttCTGAGATTTTTCGAGACTTACTATACCCAAtaatgcaaaaagcctgaatccgaaaatcccccatctcagacctgtagaggtccagtataagtcaatgggagaggcacttaTCTCAATTTGAGGcttttgtggtctgcactgggtttagcccaaaaatctgactttttctggattttcgggcaaaactctaaaaattcaagcgaTTCggcaaaaaagccagaaaaatatgAGCAATTCGGTGAAAAGCTCGAAAAATTTGAGCGTTtctggttttcgcttgattttattgagtttttccacaatccaattaaatcgagttttttcaattaataaataagctaaaatatgtttggtcatggtttttttcaatcaataaattcagattttagtaaataatcccctatgtgtTAATATATATAAGGGGTGCATGTAACAAACAACGTTTTCGTCCTTTCAGGGGTAACAAAGGcatccctttaaatgagaagaaaGGAGGTCCCATTTTCAAGTTTGAAACCTGCAGTTGCTGCAATAAGTGGTTGAAACAAGCCAAAATAAAGATGATtttctttgggattttttgcCAAACTGTGGCCCTTCAGGTGTTCCAGAATCCACTGATAGATGAAGAGTGGTGGGTTGTTCTCTGAGTTTTTGTACACCAACAGATAAAGGGTTTCTTATATAGAAATAATGGGGTCTCACAACCCCTTGGCACAACTAATGGCTTTACTTGTCTTGACTTTGGGTTGCCATGTACAAAAGTCACTTTTATTTACAGAagtacatgttttcccattacagactTTCCCATCTCTATGCACTTAGCACACTTTTTTGCTCTTGCCTAGGAAATTAAAATGTATGACTGACGGGGAGACTGCACCTCCAGACTGGCcttattttaaaaccattgatCGTATCTTATCCAAGCTGCCTGAGCATGGAGATATGAAGCTTCAGCCTGGGCCTTCTACCTCTCACACAGAGGCCTCACAGTCCCCAACTGCCAAGTCCACGCCACTCTACTTGTCCTACAATCAGTTCACTTATGAAGAAAGGGAAGGCTGTTTTGAGGATGACAATTCAGACAGCTCCGCCAGTCTCCAGTCTTACAAACTGAGGTACGTAATCTTGATCTCTTACTGCGGCACTTAGCAGCAGAAAAACTGTCAAAGTAATATATAAATGGATGTGCATCACCACAAATATTTAGCTAATtatctaaattacattttcttaacaCCCACCCCATCAAAGAAGACTAGACCCATGTGTTGGCCACCAAATCCAACTCAACGTTACCACTTGCTGTTGTATGGCACAAGCATCTGCTATAGAGAGTGTCATGGTGGAAGCCTTTATATGATGCAGGGAATGGGTCAAGAAACACTAAATGTTCTGGTATGCATTAGActtgtttacagaaaaaaatccagACTTGTATAAAGATGAAACTAAATATATTCTGCCACCTGGTATACTCTGAATACTGTTCATTGCTCTGGGCAAAGCATGTGACTATGTGGGGCAGGTACAATTATGATAACCTGACGTCTGATCTGTGCCTAAATTATTGTATTCTCTTTTATCAGATTGGGGGAGCGAGCAGCTAAGAGAAGGAAGCTGCAGACCTTCAGTTTCCAGAGGAAGAAGTTAAAAGTGATGGAGAGCATGCTGGAAGAACAGAGGAGGTTGAGCAGAGCCATGGAAGAGACATGCAGGGAGGTGCGCCGGATACTGGATCAGCAAAACATCATCCAAGTGCAAAGCCTGCAGCTACAGGAAAGGATGATGAACCTGTTGGAGAAAATGGTCTCTAAGTCGACACCTTGACTCACTATAGGGAGCATGGAGAGCCCTAAAGACAAACATAAAAGTGAATATAGAAGCTCACCATTGATTAACTTGGAACCAATTATAACATTTCATAGAAACATATCATGGAGTAAACTTGAGATACAGACTTTTCTCCCTATCATGATGGATTCtctaccccccaaaaaaacttgagtATTTATAGTCATATAATTCAGTTTTCAGAACTGACAGATAATGCCTCTTACTGAGGATGAACAATGTTTCCATAAAGAGCGGCACTTGCAATTCTTGTTGCCTTTCTTATGTTGGTTGAAAGATGTCCCACATTTTGACTTATGACTGACCCAAATTTTACTTGTAGCTTAGTCCTCTCTATGATCTCCAGTTGGCTGAGGTTGACTCTTGTGTGTTGCCTGCAAAAGTGAGTTGGGTAAGAAACTCTCAGAAgcagtgataggcgaatctgacGCATTTCGCTttgtcaaaaatttgcaaaatgccaaaaatttgcagaaatgcattgaagtctatgggtgacaaaatgttttagacgcacaacaaattttttcacccattatagtctatgggtgtcattttcgcggtgaaacttggtgaaacatttcactcatcactacttacaaGAAGTTTATAAGAATAATTTCCACCCTTTCTTATCGGACACCCTGAAAACACACTGAATTGTGAGCAGCagtgaaaattttcaaatttctggtaacctgttaaaagaaacagtaattttattttttaattacagcacATCTTACGGTGTCATGTAAAGACACTATGGGGCTATCaacatttgaattcgatttttttcccccgcaaTTCGAATATTGTGTGCTTAGAACTCATGaatttgaataattgttttgcttGAATGTTCGATATTTATTAAGCTATAAACTTATTTGTGaaaagctcaaatgtaaaacattGGCATCTAAAGGcgtgcgagttcatgtagaagtcaatgggagctgccctaGCCAAAATTTAGCAATTTCGAGATTTTCGAATTGTTGTAAATGTTATTGAGAGCTATGTAGACCCACTGAAAAGTAGAATATGAATTCAACgtatcaaggtttttttcacagttttttagaTCGAGTCTTGTAGATTCAAATATTTTGAGAATTAAGCAAACATTCGAATCTGCTAAAATTTCAAGTTTAATCGAATGGAAAGAAAACGCTAagattcacacatttgaattttaatacacACGCCTCTATATGTTAAGTGGTAATAACACctaggggtcgaatttcgaatttgaaaaacttcaaaattcgaattaaaaaagtccaaccaaaaattatttaaaaaaaatcgaagtttttttgcaggtgaatagtccgtattcgttCAAATTCGtccgaattcaaattgtacgaatcgcAGTGATATCACattttcgatttttcaaagtcca
This region includes:
- the msantd1.L gene encoding myb/SANT-like DNA-binding domain-containing protein 1, whose product is MAAAEIPSYLVSSQSEKHRRARNWTEAEMRGLMLVWEEYFEELKQTKRNAKVYERMANKLFEMTGEHRHGEEIKIKITNMTFQYRKLKCMTDGETAPPDWPYFKTIDRILSKLPEHGDMKLQPGPSTSHTEASQSPTAKSTPLYLSYNQFTYEEREGCFEDDNSDSSASLQSYKLRLGERAAKRRKLQTFSFQRKKLKVMESMLEEQRRLSRAMEETCREVRRILDQQNIIQVQSLQLQERMMNLLEKMVSKSTP